One genomic region from Terasakiella sp. SH-1 encodes:
- the rnhA gene encoding ribonuclease HI, translated as MSNDIVEIYTDGACSGNPGPGGWGVLMRYKGVEKEFCGGEENTTNNRMELLAAINGLQNLKRPVQVALYTDSTYVKDGITKWIFNWKKNGWKTAAKKPVKNADLWQELEAALKPHEVEWHWVKGHDGHEENERADALAREGVEKIKNSLIM; from the coding sequence ATGAGTAACGATATCGTCGAAATCTATACCGATGGCGCGTGCAGCGGGAACCCCGGTCCGGGGGGATGGGGTGTGTTGATGCGCTATAAAGGGGTGGAAAAAGAATTCTGCGGGGGCGAAGAAAACACCACCAATAACCGTATGGAGCTTCTGGCTGCGATCAACGGGCTGCAAAATCTGAAACGCCCGGTGCAAGTCGCCCTTTATACGGACAGCACCTATGTGAAAGACGGCATTACCAAATGGATTTTTAACTGGAAGAAAAACGGCTGGAAAACAGCTGCGAAGAAGCCTGTCAAAAATGCGGACCTGTGGCAGGAACTGGAAGCTGCGCTTAAACCTCACGAGGTGGAATGGCACTGGGTCAAAGGCCATGATGGTCACGAAGAAAACGAACGCGCCGATGCCTTGGCCCGTGAAGGGGTTGAGAAAATCAAGAACAGTTTGATTATGTGA
- a CDS encoding homoserine kinase, whose amino-acid sequence MAVYTEVSDDELSAFVDRFSIGALLSFKGIAEGVENSNYMIQTEQGPFILTLYEKRVNVDDLPFFLNLLEHLSDKGITCPVPLKDSEGQALGILAGRPAAIFTFLAGMWPRKIKPVHCAELGKALAQMHVAGQDFAMKRSNDLGVGDWRGLLNQCLEHADDVTPGLGDILLAELDHLEPRWPVDLPKGIIHADAFPDNVFFRDESCSGLIDFYFACHDIFAYDLAICMNAWCFEKDGDFNVTKARMLLSNYRKVRDFSTEEVNALPLIARGAAMRFLLTRLYDWVNTPKDAMVKPKDPMEYFKILKFHQSVRFSSEYGLQ is encoded by the coding sequence ATGGCTGTTTATACCGAAGTCAGTGACGACGAACTTTCCGCCTTTGTGGATCGTTTTTCCATTGGGGCGCTCCTTTCCTTTAAGGGGATTGCCGAAGGGGTGGAAAATTCCAACTATATGATCCAGACTGAACAAGGCCCTTTCATTCTGACGCTGTATGAAAAACGGGTAAATGTGGATGATTTGCCGTTTTTCCTGAATTTGCTGGAACATCTCAGTGATAAAGGGATTACGTGTCCGGTCCCCTTGAAAGATTCAGAAGGACAGGCATTAGGGATTTTGGCTGGCCGCCCGGCTGCGATCTTTACTTTTTTGGCGGGTATGTGGCCGCGTAAAATCAAGCCTGTCCATTGTGCGGAACTGGGAAAAGCCTTGGCACAGATGCATGTGGCCGGGCAGGATTTTGCCATGAAGCGGTCCAATGACCTTGGCGTTGGAGATTGGCGTGGCTTGTTGAACCAGTGTCTGGAACATGCCGATGATGTGACACCGGGGCTAGGTGATATATTACTGGCGGAACTGGACCACTTGGAACCGCGCTGGCCTGTGGACTTGCCTAAAGGGATCATTCATGCGGATGCTTTTCCCGATAATGTCTTTTTCAGGGATGAAAGTTGCAGTGGGCTGATTGATTTCTATTTCGCCTGTCATGATATCTTTGCCTATGATCTGGCAATTTGCATGAATGCTTGGTGTTTTGAAAAAGATGGTGATTTCAATGTGACCAAGGCGCGTATGCTGCTTTCAAATTATCGCAAGGTACGTGATTTCAGTACAGAAGAGGTCAATGCCCTGCCTTTGATTGCCCGTGGTGCGGCCATGCGCTTCTTGCTGACCCGCCTTTATGACTGGGTGAATACACCGAAAGATGCGATGGTCAAACCAAAAGATCCAATGGAATATTTCAAAATTTTGAAGTTCCATCAATCGGTTCGGTTTAGCAGTGAATATGGATTGCAATAA